Part of the Ctenopharyngodon idella isolate HZGC_01 chromosome 8, HZGC01, whole genome shotgun sequence genome, ACAAGTTTAATTCATTTATCTAATCTGACATTACTGCTACTTGATGTAACAAGTCAAGTAGCAGTAATGTCAGATTAGATAAATGAATTACGTATGTTAATTTCTGCGTGACTGTTGTGTATGTTTTCCAAAGACGGGTTGGATTCAGAACAACAGCAAAtttttaatacacacacacaaacaaacaactgtgtaactgtgtctgtctgtctctgcaCACACAGGTGCTCCATGAAGCCAAAAACGCCGCTCACCTCGTGAAGTTTGGAGAGGAGATTCCTCCTTTCAACTAAACCAGCAGAGAgaaggaagtgtgtgtgtgtgtgtgtgtttgcgtgttgTGAGATGGTTGTTGTTTGCATGCATATATGCAGTGAAAATAAGACCAAACTAAGCTGCAGTGGAAGCAGTTTTTTTCAGTTCATCTGTCTTCCTTCCTCACTTGTGACTTAAACATAATCATAGATTCTCATTGTGCCAATTATGAGTTTGTCTgccaaaatattaattttattaatggaATTTGTTTCATCTTaaagaaaaacagtttttaaaaggtGCACTCTTTGCAAATTGttatagtaatttttttaagttattgcAGAAGCACTGTAGCATGGTGCTAAAACCACAATTTTACACCAGCCAAAACTGtagtatttaatgttttgcattcTCAATGCACAGCCAACAGTGTTTGCACTGCACTGTTGTGAAGCATTCCTGTTTTCATTGTATCACTCCAGGCCAAGGCATTCAAACTGTGGAAATTACAAAACCACCTTAAACTTAAAAGCAATAAATAGTGCAATATTTCCCAGAACAGTGTTTGAAGACTGTGTAAAcgagttatttttttgtttagtttttgtatCTTTGCGTTATGTTATTTTTTTGCACAAGTATAGtgacacaaacatttttaaactctCACTTTGTAACCGTTGGTACATGTTGCAGTCTAAATAAAACCCGTCTGTTCCATGTTCTTAAAAGCCAGTTCTTTCTATGGTCACATTTGTGATAAGGTAAAGGGCATAAAACCTGCCAAAAGTGCATGTCAACTCAAagcagaaataaattaaaagtatatttgtttaagATATTATTTTTGTTCCCTATTTTATgaccattaaatattttttacattattttcacgACAATTAATGACAATTCTCCCTTAATTCTCAttatcacaatgcaaaaaacccacaaaaaatatttattattatagaaGTATTACATATTATTACGAATTTATACATTATAGTGTgttgtaattttctttttaattttttataataatatatatagttcactatatatatagagcactatagttcatttatgtaagtgaggatagcaaaataaagcaaactgtgacatattatacccaaaaattcttcatacagtggactaccagtaaaattgataaaaatttggaaccaaaaatcattcagatactttgacctgaccatgttttgcttaagtgttatctgacataattaagattaattttttctgacacagtttaactctgagatcttgtcgtattttattaccatttttttaaactatagtgaataaactgtattaatgaatgaaatgttcaaggtgtctgaataaaatttggtttgactgtatgtccCCTGACAGATCATGCTGTCAGTGAATCTGCTGAATGATACACAGATGAGCTTCTTCCTTTgaccattcaaacatttatttctCTGCTGCTGTCTTTCTGCTGCGTTATTTATCTTGCACTCATCTGAAATGCATCACTTCTGCACCATGTATTATTCTCTCACTTCCTCTTTCTTCTCTGCATGGAATATAACGCTTTTAGGATCGATAAGCTGTAACCCTCTTCCCCCTACAGGGATTGACAGATAATTTCATTTTCTCATTGTGCATCATTGGATTGCATTGCTTTTGcctttgcgtgtgtgtgtgtgtgtgtgtgtacatgcagAGACCCTCCTCCCAATCAGAATGTCCCTGCGCTCCCCCTCCCCTCTCCCACTCTCCTCTCCCTCCATATGTGCGAGGAAGATGGTTGCAACCAGCGTGGGCCTGTTTTTAATGTCGCACATCCTGCCATGATCCCACCGGGAGCAAGAGGAGGAGAAGAATAATTCCATTCAGGTCAATTTTTCTCTTTTGCTCACTCCCACGCTTTTACGTGATGCTGCTCTCcagtaattaaattttaatgtgattttgtcATGCAGTTCCTGTTGTGAGAGGAAGAGACCTGGAATCATCCAGAGCAGAGAGGTGAATCATCCTTCATCCAtctattttacattgtttacCATATTGAGATCACGTTTTCCTGTAGGTATTCGCTTTCTTAGATGTTCATTTGGCAATGCTTTGTAATATTTTAGggttaaaaaatgaccatggtattaatatgtttgtactttgtaccatggtaatacatCTTAAGGACATGCTCCATTGTAACGGCATGATGTTCTGTGAAGTGTAATGTAAATGAATATGATGCACttacaaaaatgtatcagtGGTATTACCATAGAGTACTGTATAAAAATagtaacaatttacaataaggttccatttgttaacattatagttaactacattagttaacataaactaacaactcTAAAGCATTTAcattaccagtcaaaagtttggaaacattactatttttaatgtttttgaacgaagtctcttatgctcattaaggctgcatttatttcataataaatacagaaaaatcaataatatcggatcatgtgacactgaagactggagtaatgatgctgacaattcacctttgcatcacagaaataaattatattttaaagtatattaaaatagaaaaccataattttaaattgtaataatatttcacaatattattgtttttttctgtatttattatgaaataaatgcagccttaatgagcaaaagagactttgtttaaaaacattaaaaatagtaatgtttccaaacttttgactagtAGTGTATttatcttagttaatgttaatttaaacatttactaatacattattcaaatcagtatctgttaatattaattaatggaCCTGTGCTAACAATGaatagttgtatttttattaacgttaacaaaggttaaaaaatactgttacaaatgatttgctctttgTTTGTtacaaatacaattaatttactcaccctcatgtcattgcaaacctgtatgaataactttcttctgtgaaacacaaaagaagatattttgaataatgttggtaatcaaagtGTATCGCTTCCCTTTGACTTCCATTGAATGGACAAAAAtacaatagaagtcaatgggaatCGAAACTGTTTTCttaacaacattcttcaaaaaatcttcttttgtgtttcacagaagaaaaaaaaattatatgtgtTTGGAATGTAGTAAGGGTGAGTACATTTTCAATTtacattttgggtgaacaatccctttaaaggggtccttgattatgatttcactttttcaactttagttagggtgtaatgttgctgttagagcataaacaacatctgcaaagttacaacgctcaaagttcaatgcaaagggagatattttcttttacagaaatcgctttttaaggactacaacaaacggctggtagagactacaatgagcttcttcccgggttggtgacatcacaaaccccaaaatttacataaaccccgcccccaagaacacacagcaaagggggtgaggccatgttgggctgctgtagacaagaggaagagttgttgtagtagagtgttgttaccatgccgtcattttatgccggactgcttcataatccagggtcaattcaacgctggatttgcacaaaagattaacatgacggcacatgctagtcgatgagttgaatcaactccacagcaactacataaatttatccactaaccatcagaacgtccagtttcattctaaaagttgtaacttcttcctgagtctctccatcagtgtcgactccggtttgaacaatgtaaggctgaacaccgttactgacaatcctcattttggctgcgtgagattctccagctttgttgttgttgagcaacaaCATTAATGCTgaagaagtattgttcattctgaGTTCATGttactaaagtagttaactactgttaactaatgaaacctttttgtaaagtgttaccaaattttgtttaaaattgttGTATATGTCAGTGCataatattttgattattttgtcttatattaaacagaacagaagttattactccagcTGTCTCCAGCATGCAGCATCACTCGTCTGAGGTGGCCCGTCTGTATCAGACCGAGTTCATCCGGAGCGCCCGGGCGGTGGGCGTGCTGTGGGCCATCTGCACGCTCTGCTTTGCTGTTATCGAGGTGGTCATTCTCATCCAGCCATCCTGGGTGGGCACACGAGAGCTGCACTACCGCGGAGGGGGACCTGGCCCCTCCGACCGGGACACTCGGCCTCTTCGAAGTCTGCGTGGAGACTGATTGGCCCGTCCCAGACTGCCGGGGGTCTCTTCACACCCTGACCCCGCTCCCTGCCTTCCAGTCTCCCGCTGTGCTGGTGTGCATGTCTCTCACCATGGTGTGGGCCAGTGTGGGCTGCCTGTGTCTGTTCAGGTTCTGCAACGCAGCAACGGTCTATAAGATATGCGCTTGGCTGCAGCTCACAGCAGGTGAGATGGTTCTTCagttgaaagaagtctctcatgacagtaatattgtgagatattacagtttaaaagaacttttctatttgaatatatttaaaatgtaattttcagcatcattactccagccttcagtgtctcatgatccttcagaagtcttTCTAAAATGCAGATTTTTGTGCTGccttatatttttgtggaaactgatacatttataaaattagaTTTAGATAAGCATTAGAGCATTTAATTTAGCATAAGCATTTATAAAacatgtacagtcaaaccaaaaattattcagacactagatataattgtttatatatttttactagtgggtgcaggacactatagttcatttatgtaagtgaggatagcaaaataaagtaaactgtggcATAtaatacccaaaaattcttcatacagtggactaccagtgaAATTTATagaaatttgggaccaaaaattattcagacactttgaccatgttttgtttaagtgttatctgacataattaagattcatttttttctgatacagttgaactctgagatcttgtcatattttattaccattttttaaactatagtgaataaactgtattaatggatgaaatgttcaaggtgtctgaataaattttggtttgactgtatttgaaatagaaatgttctttaaccttataaatgtctgtcattttaatatagctgaatagaagtattaatcTCTTTAAATGATGCATATAAGCAATTAAGttgttttgcattgtgacactattttcatgacaattcaGCAATTCATTTTCCAATTTTCCCTCAAACAGGCATTACTATAATGCAATCAGACATTTTCctcttttgtatttttgtactcattattttcagtttaaattaatacatttatatatgctCAATTCTCATTAAAATATtgccacaatatatatatatatatatatatatatatatatatgtatacagtatatataatttctttctattaattttgaggtgaaataaAGTATGATCCAGAGATCAGCATACTAAGTGACAAATAAGTGCTTATAGAAATATAAtagaaattttatatatatactgtgtatatatatatatatatatatatatatataatttttatatatatatatatatatatatgatttctTCTAAAGAgctcatataatttttttttatcatttttaaagcaGTTTTTCCCCCGAATGTTTCTCTTATAATGTTATTAAGGGTTTTTTGCACCAAAAACGTCATCATTTAGTTTCTCATGACCCTCTTTATGACCCTGCGAGttaaacatgctgtttttgatattgtacctttaagacttctGGAGGATGTAAATGACCTggtttatgattggctaacctcTGTGCGTGCTAAATGAGGCTCTGGGGTCACAGGCTGTGGGTTTGCTGTCAAGTCCTATATAGTTTGCATTGCCATCCTTCAATAACAGCCTCTTTGCAAAGCTGTATTTGTTGAGAATCTCTCCAGACTGAAATGTGCCCTTCTTGACCAGAAATCTGATCGAAATATATTAAGTATCacattatctctctctctttctctctctcgtgTTCCT contains:
- the lhfpl4b gene encoding LOW QUALITY PROTEIN: LHFPL tetraspan subfamily member 3 protein (The sequence of the model RefSeq protein was modified relative to this genomic sequence to represent the inferred CDS: deleted 1 base in 1 codon), whose translation is MQHHSSEVARLYQTEFIRSARAVGVLWAICTLCFAVIEVVILIQPSWVGHESCTTAEGDLAPPTGTLGLFEVCVETDWPVPDCRGSLHTLTPLPAFQSPAVLVCMSLTMVWASVGCLCLFRFCNAATVYKICAWLQLTAGFCLALACVLFPDSWACAEMRALCGERVSSFSPGNCSVHWAYILAMLGVLDAGILSMLAFVLGNRQDALLPEDAKDGDVTGLLLAA